A DNA window from Hydractinia symbiolongicarpus strain clone_291-10 chromosome 6, HSymV2.1, whole genome shotgun sequence contains the following coding sequences:
- the LOC130647131 gene encoding high affinity copper uptake protein 1-like, translating into MDDNMMMDDVGMNMHSNSTMMMMMMMQMYFTADKKVTMLFKQWKTTTVAELFGTCVFCFFMAMLYEGFKSWRLSLIKKKKSILTGQRNGRYEAIDADVKEPSAKRMHLTTHSIQTLLHMFQLTAGYLLMLAVMTYNVWIGVSIILGSGLGYFIFSWAPLTMEETMGDHCNM; encoded by the exons ATG GATGATAACATGATGATGGATGATGTAGGGATGAACATGCACAGCAATTCTaccatgatgatgatgatgatgatgcaa ATGTATTTTACTGCGGATAAAAAAGTAACGATGCTGTTCAAACAATGGAAAACGACCACTGTTGCAG aattATTTGGCACGTGtgtgttttgtttctttatgGCTATGCTGTACGAAGGCTTCAAATCTTGGCGACtttctttaataaaaaagaaaaaatcgatTCTTACTGGTCAACGTAACGG ACGATACGAAGCTATTGATGCGGACGTCAAGGAACCTTCTGC AAAGCGAATGCATCTGACCACGCACTCCATCCAGACACTCCTCCACATGTTCCAATTAACAGCAGGTTACTTGCTTATGTTGGCTGTGATGACGTATAACGTTTGGATTGGCGTCTCCATTATTTTAGGATCTGGTCTCGGTTACTTTATCTTCTCATGGGCACCCCTAACAATGGAGGAGACCATGGGTGACCATTGCAATATGTGA
- the LOC130647129 gene encoding uncharacterized protein LOC130647129, which translates to MRKEKKHKNLKQKLNAASTENFQENIKKYARWLEDKPMLVRIGNEDFVSKEIYYHGMCRVSYQSKAEKTPLAIQERNEKGMERQKLETSWHTARGIHCKAFEGVCAYIDDHILKEKDVILLSELKNQYHMLLAEIGNEAFEDIESSSAKLEQKLLKHYKESIQIMKGKTRRGNLIFCSTISEEEAFRKEYSMKTKLKAKIRDVAFALRSAIMEIEKCPIPDEVTFADIKKGEVEAPNELIEFFSYLIGGPDQRIVKSNQKQRRIKSIADDVIFAATSGKKKPAKHLQLGLAVKSITGSKKVIEMLNRLGHSVSYSIIEELETELTFTSTKAGNATPHGMKLMSSLGTGVAFDNFDRFVETLSGKDTLHDTVGIAYQVVSQNNDKSLEEDDDSTLGNSQLSGKKKRRSFLAVGLDIEPYRKKPKMLTRIMLPLDDQRRASEPLSYIKARMYDTLWMMDFYFSPDTTPMWVGWNSIIFQNTNNLQKVWYLPQINQSPTSIAVVAETLRRAQVIANECGKKNISVTYDLAIAKVAMQLQAEESPKFDNIFVALGAFHVEMAMFSAFGKYIAESGGPHILNEAGVIEKGSLKSFLLGKCYKRSKRCHQILALAMEIRCTERHGAYQITGPEQKRPSNWLNALRNDHFKAALVEFLAFFWENNMHSTVLGNKTVIMNRNDTCYMFRVEGEIVVKTEIVKLFSTHEEADSRILYHLSSIQTPANVVIRTIDTDVLIIALGCLSKLPNSLNIWMETGVYTKNTLRYISINQIYQKLGKNICMALPAYHAFTGCDYTASFSRKGKIRPFKLLEKNESVQDVFKQLGTNLDVTDDAFATLEKFVCSMYGKRNLSSVDEARLVMFLEKYKPKGENEAISCVKKFDGSSLPPCLRVLRQKIYRTKYVAQLWMSSITSEPPNHLPEDMGWLLKDGSYIIKWYEGEMSPKAVDVTSNENYYGFSREVEDFEGFDELSSDDDSDSDDETSDEDV; encoded by the exons ATGCGAAAGGAAAAGAAGcacaaaaatttaaagcaaaaattaaATGCAGCATCTACAGagaattttcaagaaaatataaaaaagtatgcacGTTGGTTGGAAGATAAGCCTATGTTAGTGCGAATCGGAAATGAAGATTTTGTAAGCAAAGAAATATACTACCATGGAATGTGCAGGGTCAGTTATCAAAGCAAGGCCGAAAAAACACCATTGGCAATACAAGAGAGGAATGAAAAAGGGATGGAAAGACAAAAACTTGAAACATCCTGGCATACTGCGAGAGGGATTCACTGCAAGGCTTTTGAAGGTGTTTGTGCTTATATTGATGATCACatcctaaaagaaaaagatgttATCTTACTCAGCGAGCTAAAAAATCAATATCACATGTTACTAGCAGAAATCGGGAATGAAGCATTCGAAGATATTGAATCGTCTTCAGCAAAACTTGAGCAAAAATTATTAAAgcattacaaagaaagtatacaaATCATGAAGGGGAAAACAAGACGTGGAAACTTGATATTCTGCAGCACCATTTCCGAAGAAGAAGCTTTCAGGAAAGAGTACTCGATGAAGACAAAATTGAAAGCGAAGATTAGAGATGTAGCGTTTGCATTAAGGTCTGCCATAATGGAAATTGAAAAATGCCCTATACCCGATGAAGTGACATTTGCAGATATAAAAAAAGGTGAAGTTGAGGCACCAaatgaattaattgaatttTTCAGTTACCTTATTGGTGGTCCTGACCAACGCATAGTAAAgtcaaatcagaagcagaggcGCATAAAAAGTATTGCTGACGATGTCATATTTGCTGCAACATCAGGAAAAAAAAAACCTGCAAAACATTTGCAGCTTGGACTGGCAGTGAAAAGCATTACAGGAAGCAAAAAAGTGATCGAAATGTTAAATAGACTTGGACACTCTGTTAGCTATAGCATTATCGAAGAACTAGAAACAGAATTAACTTTTACATCAACAAAGGCCGGGAATGCCACACCACATGGTATGAAACTAATGTCAAGTCTTGGAACAGGCGTTGCATTCGACAACTTTGACAGATTTGTTGAAACTTTAAGTGGAAAGGATACCTTGCATGATACTGTTGGGATAGCGTACCAAGTTGTGTCACAAAATAATGACAAATCATTGGAAGAAGATGACGATTCTACCCTTGGCAATTCTCAGCTATCTGGAAAGAAAAAACGTAGATCATTTCTGGCTGTAGGATTAGACATAGAGCCGTACAGAAAAAAACCTAAGATGTTAACAAGAATAATGCTTCCACTAGATGACCAGAGAAGGGCGTCAGAACCCCTTTCATATATCAAAGCACGCATGTACGATACCTTGTGGATGatggatttttatttttcacccgACACTACACCAATGTGGGTTGGCTGGAATtctataatttttcaaaataccaACAATCTGCAAAAAGTTTGGTACCTGCCACAAATTAATCAGTCTCCAACTTCTATAGCTGTAGTAGCAGAAACATTGAGGCGTGCACAGGTGATTGCGAATGAAtgtggtaaaaaaaacatttcagtaACATATGATCTTGCGATTGCCAAAGTGGCTATGCAACTTCAAGCAGAAGAATCTCCAAAGTTTGACAATATATTTGTCGCTCTAGGTGCATTCCATGTAGAGATGGCCATGTTTAGCGCATTTGGCAAGTACATCGCTGAATCTGGTGGTCCGCATATCCTAAATGAAGCTGGTGTGATTGAAAAAGGTTCtctcaagtcatttttactgggaAAGTGTTACAAGAGAAGTAAAAGATGTCACCAAATACTTGCACTTGCAATGGAGATTCGATGTACTGAGAGACATGGAGCTTATCAGATAACTGGACCTGAGCAAAAAAGACCTTCAAACTGGTTGAATGCATTGAGAAATGATCACTTCAAAGCAGCATTGGTGGAGTTCTTAGCCTTCTTTTGGGAAAACAACATGCATTCAACAGTACTTGGAAACAAAACAGTCATAATGAATCGCAATGATACCTGCTACATGTTTAGAGTTGAAGGAGAGATCGTGGTCAAAACCGAGATCGTTAAATTGTTTTCAACTCATGAAGAAGCTGATTCCAGAATTTTGTACCACCTATCTTCGATTCAAACACCAGCAAACGTTGTGATAAGAACCATAGATACTGACGTGCTGATAATTGCTCTTGGCTGCCTTAGTAAGTTACCTAACAGCTTGAATATTTGGATGGAAACCGGTGTTTACACTAAAAATACATTAAGGTACATAAGTATTAATCAAATATACCAGAAATTGGGCAAAAATATTTGCATGGCCTTGCCAGCATACCATGCTTTCACTGGATGTGACTATACAGCATCGTTTAGTAGGAAAGGAAAAATTCGACCTTTCAAACTactagaaaaaaatgaaagtgtgCAAGATGTATTTAAACAGCTAGGAACAAATCTTGATGTCACAGATGACGCTTTTGCAACGTTGGAAAAATTTGTATGCAGCATGTATGGAAAAAGGAATCTATCATCTGTAGATGAAGCTAGGTTGGTAATGTTTTTGGAAAAGTATAAACCAAAAGGAGAAAATGAAGCAATTTCCTGTGTTAAAAAGTTTGATGGAAGTTCTCTACCACCTTGTTTACGAGTGTTGCGTCAAAAGATTTATCGAACAAAGTATGTTGCACAGTTATGGATGTCATCAATAACGTCCGAGCCTCCAAATCACCTTCCTGAAGACATGGGTTGGCTGCTGAAAGATGGCAGCTATATCATTAAGTGGTACGAAGGCGAAATGTCTCCAAAAGCAGTAGATGTCACCAGCAATGAAAATTATTATGGATTCTCCAGAGAAGTAGAAG ATTTTGAAGGGTTTGATGAACTGTCAAGTGATGACGATTCAGACAGTGATGACGAAACTAGTGACGAAGACGTGTAA
- the LOC130647132 gene encoding high affinity copper uptake protein 1-like: MNHTMPTMHTGMNHTVMNYMNNTNMNHTGMNHTGMNHTGMNHTGMNHNMNHNNHATSHVMNMYFTTNDVTLFIEGWTTDDQKYLVGFCFMLGIMAILYEGLKVFRQLLLTNENTSYPVQTKGSINGVVTRSPPSMKLLSWSHFLQTMLHMLQVFVGYLLMLAFMTYNVWLCVAVVVGSGVGYFAFGWKTATIISSGDHCN, encoded by the exons ATGAATCACACAATGCCAACAATGCATACGGGTATGAATCATACGGTGATGAATTATATGAACAATACCAACATGAACCATACTGGTATGAACCACACTGGTATGAACCATACTGGTATGAACCACACTGGTATGAACCACAACATGAATCATAACAATCATGCAACATCTCATGTGATGAAT atgTATTTTACTACCAATGATGTGACTTTATTCATAGAGGGATGGACAACAGATGATCaaa AATATTTGGTTGGTTTCTGTTTCATGCTGGGAATCATGGCTATTCTGTACGAAGGATTAAAAGTATTTCGACAGTTGCtactcacaaatgaaaacacttcaTATCCAGTTCAAACGAA gGGTTCGATAAATGGCGTTGTCACGCGCTCTCCGCCTTC AATGAAACTTTTGTCGTGGTCACACTTTCTACAGACCATGCTACATATGCTTCAAGTGTTCGTCGGCTACCTTCTCATGTTAGCTTTTATGACGTACAACGTGTGGTTGTGTGTCGCCGTCGTTGTCGGTTCTGGTGTCGGCTACTTCGCGTTTGGATGGAAGACGGCTACGATAATAAGCAGTGGCGATCATTGTAACTAA